Proteins from one Streptomyces sp. NBC_00289 genomic window:
- a CDS encoding cytochrome d ubiquinol oxidase subunit II has product MADVMAVVLLLAVAAYACAGGTDYGAGFWDLTAGGTRRGSCPRRLIDHAMAPVWEVNNVWLIFVLVIMWTGFPAFFQQVFTALWLPLALAGLGIVLRGAGFALRKAARRLAGRRLYGAVFAVSSLLTPFFLGAAVGGVASGRVKQGTKASADAWANPTSLLFGLLAVAATALLGAVFLAADARRFSAPDLEGYFRRRALGALPVLGVLAVITFVVTHSDAPHVWHGLTHGVGLVFVVLSVLGALATAWLLIRSSAGWSRVAAVGTVACAVIAWGMAQRPYLIPTSLTVAEGAGASTTLRWLGIVTLVAVVLIFPAVALLYWMDTHGELEALTDADLRRGAAGDEG; this is encoded by the coding sequence ATGGCCGATGTCATGGCCGTCGTGCTGCTGCTCGCCGTCGCCGCGTACGCCTGCGCCGGCGGCACCGACTACGGCGCCGGATTCTGGGACCTGACGGCGGGCGGGACCAGGCGCGGCAGCTGCCCCCGTCGGCTGATCGATCACGCGATGGCTCCGGTGTGGGAGGTCAACAACGTGTGGCTGATCTTCGTGCTGGTCATCATGTGGACGGGTTTCCCCGCCTTCTTCCAGCAGGTCTTCACGGCGCTGTGGCTGCCGCTGGCGCTGGCAGGCCTGGGCATCGTGCTGCGCGGGGCGGGGTTCGCCCTGCGCAAGGCGGCCCGGCGGCTGGCGGGCCGCCGTCTGTACGGCGCCGTGTTCGCCGTCTCCTCGCTCCTGACGCCGTTCTTCCTCGGCGCCGCGGTCGGCGGAGTGGCGTCCGGCCGGGTGAAGCAGGGGACGAAGGCGTCCGCGGACGCCTGGGCCAACCCCACCTCGCTGCTGTTCGGGCTGCTCGCCGTGGCGGCGACGGCGCTGCTCGGCGCGGTTTTCCTCGCCGCCGACGCCCGTCGGTTCTCCGCACCGGATCTGGAGGGCTACTTCCGGCGCCGGGCCCTGGGCGCCCTGCCCGTCCTCGGCGTTCTCGCCGTGATCACGTTCGTGGTGACGCACTCGGACGCGCCCCATGTGTGGCACGGACTGACGCACGGGGTGGGACTGGTCTTCGTCGTCCTTTCGGTGCTGGGCGCGCTCGCCACCGCCTGGCTGCTGATCCGGTCCTCCGCCGGCTGGTCCCGCGTGGCCGCGGTCGGCACCGTCGCCTGCGCCGTCATCGCCTGGGGCATGGCGCAGCGCCCCTACCTCATCCCGACCTCGCTGACGGTCGCCGAAGGCGCGGGCGCGAGCACGACGCTTCGCTGGCTGGGGATCGTCACCCTCGTGGCGGTCGTCCTGATCTTCCCCGCGGTGGCCCTGCTCTACTGGATGGACACCCACGGTGAACTCGAGGCCCTGACGGACGCGGACCTGCGGCGCGGAGCCGCCGGTGACGAGGGCTGA
- a CDS encoding DUF1775 domain-containing protein produces MSYARTSHRTARRLTLVTAASAIAVLLTAGPASAHVEVEAGKAQALAENVEISFDAESESDTAGVVKVRVVLPEGIAPADVTYGEGPKGWKFTAGDDGYTVGGPELKAGVNAEYSIVVKQLPDAKELTFKTLQTYSDDRVDRWIGLDEDGENPAPVLKLKAAAPGAKPVSPSPGASESASAAPTPEETEPSASPAARAEEKDDDGMSAGAWIGIGAAVVVVAGGALYLVRRRAGAQQ; encoded by the coding sequence ATGTCGTACGCCCGTACATCGCACCGTACCGCCCGCCGTCTGACCCTCGTGACCGCGGCGAGCGCGATCGCCGTCCTACTGACCGCAGGACCGGCCTCCGCCCACGTGGAGGTCGAGGCCGGCAAGGCCCAGGCCCTCGCCGAGAACGTCGAGATCAGCTTCGACGCCGAGTCGGAGTCCGACACTGCCGGAGTCGTCAAGGTCCGTGTGGTCCTGCCCGAGGGCATCGCTCCCGCCGACGTGACGTACGGCGAGGGGCCGAAGGGTTGGAAGTTCACGGCCGGCGACGACGGCTACACCGTCGGGGGTCCGGAGCTCAAGGCCGGCGTGAACGCCGAGTACTCGATCGTCGTCAAGCAGCTTCCCGACGCGAAGGAGCTCACGTTCAAGACTCTGCAGACCTACAGCGACGACCGCGTCGACCGCTGGATCGGTCTGGACGAGGACGGCGAGAACCCGGCGCCCGTCCTCAAGTTGAAGGCCGCCGCCCCCGGGGCGAAGCCGGTCAGCCCCTCTCCCGGTGCGAGCGAGTCGGCGTCCGCGGCGCCCACGCCCGAGGAGACCGAGCCCTCGGCCTCCCCCGCGGCCCGGGCCGAGGAGAAGGACGACGACGGCATGTCGGCCGGTGCCTGGATCGGCATCGGTGCCGCGGTGGTGGTCGTGGCAGGCGGCGCCCTCTATCTCGTACGGCGCAGGGCCGGCGCCCAGCAGTAG
- a CDS encoding cation:proton antiporter has product MSENDVLLGMALTVGLAVASQILASRLRIPALVVLLPAGFAAGALTDVVHPDKLVGPDFSVLVSLSVAIILYDAGLALNLRHLKGATRSVVVRLLVLGVVFTWAAVMCLGLTLFGVPAAVASMLGVILVVSGPTVVGPLLEHVRPSEQVRRVLVWEGSLVDPVGGILGAVVFHSLLSGGLQTGNFRFGSFIAGIAVGLAGGAVGTVLLWCTLRLLRLGETLGTLAQLATVVVISAGCDMAYDDSGLIAAIVAGLAVANLPGFDIPARRPFFETLVQLIIGLLFISISATVTPESLVPVLLPTVVLIIVLVVVVRPLVALLAGIGSDLSGSERAFVGWMAPRGIVAASTATTFSAGLASAGLDDADKILPITFLVIVGTVVVYALTAKPVAVRLGVVRTVRDRPLLVGGDRWVVDLARALRDAGIDVLMWAGSARERALVEEAGLELAAGELMAAATDPQARWEGVTSVYLLTDDDDFNALASVALRDSVDGPVRRISPPRDSRGVVALYTAEDTVLRPELAPHALAARHEQGARFRAQPASDPRPSDAHEVVFVVRGDGRLVPVTEEGPTATEEGDILVLLTPAQVPGAGRAR; this is encoded by the coding sequence GTGAGCGAGAACGACGTTCTGCTGGGCATGGCCCTGACCGTGGGCCTCGCCGTGGCCTCGCAGATCCTGGCGAGCCGGCTGCGGATCCCGGCTCTGGTGGTGCTGCTGCCGGCCGGGTTCGCCGCCGGCGCCCTCACCGACGTCGTCCATCCCGACAAGCTCGTGGGCCCGGACTTCTCGGTCCTGGTCTCGCTGTCGGTGGCCATCATCCTGTACGACGCCGGACTGGCCCTGAACCTGCGGCACCTCAAGGGCGCCACGCGCAGCGTCGTGGTACGCCTCCTGGTGCTCGGCGTCGTGTTCACCTGGGCCGCGGTCATGTGCCTGGGGCTGACCCTGTTCGGGGTGCCCGCGGCCGTGGCCAGCATGCTCGGTGTGATCCTGGTGGTGTCCGGGCCCACCGTCGTGGGACCCCTGCTGGAGCACGTGAGACCCTCGGAGCAGGTGCGACGGGTCCTGGTGTGGGAAGGATCCCTGGTCGACCCCGTCGGCGGCATCCTCGGGGCCGTCGTCTTTCACTCCCTTCTGTCCGGCGGACTGCAGACCGGCAACTTCCGCTTCGGTTCCTTCATCGCCGGGATCGCCGTCGGGCTGGCCGGCGGGGCGGTCGGCACCGTGCTGTTGTGGTGCACGCTGAGGTTGCTGCGCCTCGGGGAGACGCTCGGCACGCTGGCCCAGCTGGCCACGGTCGTCGTGATCTCCGCGGGCTGCGACATGGCGTACGACGACTCGGGGCTCATCGCCGCGATCGTCGCCGGACTGGCGGTCGCGAACCTGCCCGGCTTCGACATCCCGGCCCGTCGGCCGTTCTTCGAGACGCTGGTGCAGCTCATCATCGGCCTGCTGTTCATCTCCATCTCGGCCACGGTGACCCCGGAGTCCCTCGTGCCGGTGCTGCTCCCCACCGTCGTCCTGATCATCGTGCTGGTGGTGGTCGTCCGGCCGCTCGTCGCGCTGCTCGCCGGTATCGGGTCGGATCTCAGCGGGAGCGAGCGTGCCTTCGTCGGCTGGATGGCTCCCCGTGGCATCGTCGCCGCGTCGACCGCGACGACGTTCTCCGCCGGGCTCGCCTCGGCGGGACTGGACGACGCCGACAAGATCCTTCCCATCACGTTCCTGGTGATCGTCGGAACGGTCGTCGTCTACGCGCTGACCGCGAAGCCGGTGGCCGTCAGGCTGGGCGTCGTGCGGACCGTGCGGGACCGGCCCCTGCTGGTGGGTGGCGATCGCTGGGTCGTCGACCTCGCCCGTGCGCTGCGCGACGCCGGGATCGACGTGCTGATGTGGGCGGGGTCCGCGCGGGAGAGGGCCCTCGTCGAGGAGGCCGGACTCGAACTGGCCGCCGGGGAGCTGATGGCCGCGGCCACCGATCCCCAGGCGCGGTGGGAAGGAGTCACCTCGGTCTATCTCCTCACGGACGACGACGACTTCAACGCGCTGGCCTCCGTCGCCCTGCGGGACAGCGTCGACGGCCCGGTCCGCCGCATCAGCCCGCCCCGGGACAGCCGTGGGGTCGTCGCCCTCTACACCGCCGAGGACACCGTCCTCCGTCCCGAGCTCGCCCCGCACGCCCTCGCGGCCCGGCACGAACAGGGCGCCCGCTTCCGCGCACAGCCCGCCTCCGACCCGCGCCCGTCCGACGCACACGAGGTCGTCTTCGTCGTCCGGGGTGACGGCAGGCTGGTACCGGTCACCGAGGAGGGGCCGACCGCCACCGAGGAGGGCGACATACTGGTCCTCCTGACGCCCGCTCAGGTTCCGGGCGCGGGCCGGGCGCGCTGA
- a CDS encoding acyltransferase family protein, with translation MSGLDGLRTLAVAMVLLYHVEPDLLPGGSVAVDVFFTISGFVITRLLVAEHARTGGIDLRSFYRRRWLRLVPALLAVCAACVALSLTTSLWAFDGASAAAGLAALFVVNIVRAGDAGVYSDVTGPLAHTWSLSVEEQFYLLWPLALLFLLRWFRARAVLVCTAVLCALPVLWRYALWNPDAAHRIYNGTDARADQLLAGALVALVLARLRADDPRLESLRTWTGRLALPALALLCLTAWKVPVTADEGRWTAAWYTAGFLAVAAVSATLVAGLELCPGGWLSRMLSMAPLAWAGRNLSYGMYLWHYPVVRLLASLGVREGRLSVTVVLTTVMALLSYVVVEAPLQRRGRRVRRPTAARAATTITSTPSPPPAPSANAVAAEACAKSA, from the coding sequence GTGAGCGGGCTCGACGGTCTGAGGACCCTCGCGGTGGCGATGGTCCTCCTCTACCACGTGGAACCGGACCTGTTGCCGGGCGGATCGGTCGCGGTGGACGTCTTCTTCACCATCAGCGGATTCGTCATCACCCGGCTGCTCGTCGCCGAACACGCCCGGACCGGCGGCATCGACCTGCGCAGCTTCTACCGGCGGCGATGGCTGCGACTCGTCCCCGCCCTGCTGGCGGTGTGCGCGGCCTGCGTGGCGCTGTCGCTGACCACCTCGCTGTGGGCGTTCGACGGCGCCTCGGCGGCCGCCGGACTCGCGGCGCTGTTCGTGGTGAACATCGTGCGTGCCGGGGATGCCGGGGTCTACTCCGACGTGACCGGACCGCTGGCGCACACCTGGTCGCTGAGCGTGGAGGAGCAGTTCTACCTGCTGTGGCCGCTGGCCCTGTTGTTCCTGTTGCGGTGGTTCCGGGCCCGCGCGGTGCTGGTGTGCACGGCGGTCCTGTGCGCCCTGCCGGTGCTGTGGCGGTACGCACTGTGGAACCCCGACGCGGCGCACCGCATATACAACGGCACGGACGCCCGCGCCGACCAGTTGCTCGCCGGTGCCCTGGTGGCTTTGGTCCTGGCCCGGCTGCGTGCCGACGACCCCCGGCTGGAAAGCCTGCGCACGTGGACCGGCCGGCTGGCCCTGCCGGCACTCGCGCTGTTGTGCCTCACCGCCTGGAAGGTTCCGGTCACCGCCGACGAGGGCCGATGGACCGCCGCCTGGTACACCGCCGGATTCCTGGCGGTCGCGGCGGTGTCCGCCACGCTCGTCGCGGGACTCGAACTGTGCCCGGGCGGATGGCTGTCACGGATGCTGTCGATGGCGCCGCTGGCCTGGGCGGGCCGTAACCTCAGTTACGGCATGTACTTGTGGCACTACCCGGTCGTGCGCCTGCTCGCCTCGCTGGGTGTGCGGGAGGGGCGGCTGTCGGTCACGGTGGTGCTGACCACCGTCATGGCCCTGCTGTCGTACGTCGTCGTCGAGGCGCCGCTCCAGCGCCGGGGCCGACGCGTCCGCCGCCCGACGGCCGCACGAGCCGCCACGACGATCACCTCGACGCCGTCACCGCCACCCGCGCCCAGTGCCAACGCGGTGGCCGCGGAGGCGTGCGCCAAGAGCGCGTAG
- a CDS encoding SDR family oxidoreductase, translating into MSSTEGAPEGVVPAHLLKGQKALVTGANSGIGRATAVALGRAGADVVVNYVAGREEADKVVEEIASYGVRAAAYEADVSNEDQVVAMTQRMVEEFGTIDILVANAGMQRDAAFTEMTLAQWQKVLDVNLTGQFLCAREAAKEFVRRGVVPEVSRAAGKIICMSSVHQIIPWAGHVNYAASKGGVQMMMETLAQELAPKKIRVNAIAPGAIKTPINRSAWQTPEAENDLLRLIPYHRVGDPEDIAHAAVGLASDLMDYVVGTTLYVDGGMTLFPGFATGG; encoded by the coding sequence GTGAGTTCCACCGAGGGCGCGCCCGAAGGTGTGGTCCCCGCGCATCTGCTCAAGGGCCAGAAGGCGCTGGTCACCGGCGCGAACTCCGGGATCGGCCGTGCCACGGCCGTCGCCCTGGGACGGGCCGGGGCCGACGTGGTGGTGAACTACGTGGCCGGCCGTGAGGAAGCCGACAAGGTCGTCGAGGAGATCGCGTCCTACGGTGTGCGGGCTGCCGCCTACGAGGCGGACGTCTCGAACGAGGACCAGGTCGTCGCGATGACGCAACGGATGGTCGAGGAGTTCGGCACGATCGACATCCTGGTCGCCAACGCCGGCATGCAGCGGGACGCCGCGTTCACCGAGATGACGCTCGCGCAGTGGCAGAAGGTCCTGGACGTCAACCTGACCGGGCAGTTCCTGTGCGCCCGTGAGGCGGCCAAGGAGTTCGTGCGGCGCGGGGTCGTCCCGGAGGTCTCGCGGGCCGCCGGCAAGATCATCTGCATGAGTTCGGTGCACCAGATCATCCCGTGGGCGGGCCACGTCAACTACGCGGCCTCCAAGGGCGGTGTGCAGATGATGATGGAGACGCTGGCGCAGGAACTCGCCCCGAAGAAGATCCGCGTGAACGCCATCGCGCCGGGAGCCATCAAGACCCCCATCAACCGCAGCGCCTGGCAGACGCCGGAAGCCGAGAACGACCTGCTGCGGCTGATCCCCTACCACCGTGTCGGCGACCCCGAGGACATCGCGCACGCGGCCGTCGGCCTGGCCTCCGACCTCATGGACTACGTGGTCGGGACGACTCTCTACGTGGACGGCGGGATGACTCTGTTCCCCGGGTTCGCCACCGGCGGCTGA
- a CDS encoding cytochrome ubiquinol oxidase subunit I, with product MHTTVELLADAPAQMLPARSLMAFTLASHIILVPLGVALPLITLILHGYGLRRGDRTALLLARRWSAVMAVQFAIGVVTGTVLSFEFGLLWPGLMGRWGDVFGIGFGVEAWAFFLESVLIAIYLYGWRRLPARTHFLLGLPLPLAALLGAFGILAANSWMNTPRGFSLDSAGNPVDVDIWKAIFTPMFGPEYWHFVVAMLVTAGYVVAGVYAVGWLRGRRDRYHRLGFAVPFTVAAVCTPVQFMLGDSIARQVFHKQPVKFAAMEIVWKTDTHVPEYLFGRLHADGSISGGIRIPQLDSILAGFRPDTKVTGLTSVAASDRPTPAQATIAHWAFDIMVGIGSVLLLLALWYAWVWLRHRRLPASPWFFRCAAIAGVASVVAVECGWITTEVGRQPWIVYENMRVAEAVTSTRSSSLWILFTLVVVMYVLVFGSFLAVLLKMRGRWRLADAARAVGGPAEAPETDTPYGPRSAVPAAAARPADGSTPPEGERE from the coding sequence ATGCACACGACTGTCGAGTTGCTGGCCGACGCGCCGGCGCAGATGCTCCCGGCCAGATCCCTGATGGCCTTCACCCTCGCCTCGCACATCATCCTCGTCCCCCTCGGCGTGGCGCTGCCGCTGATCACCCTCATCCTGCACGGCTACGGTCTGCGCCGCGGGGACCGAACGGCGCTGCTGCTGGCGCGGCGGTGGTCGGCGGTGATGGCGGTCCAGTTCGCCATCGGCGTGGTCACCGGCACCGTGCTGTCCTTCGAGTTCGGGCTGCTGTGGCCGGGTCTCATGGGGCGGTGGGGAGATGTCTTCGGTATCGGGTTCGGCGTCGAGGCGTGGGCCTTCTTCCTCGAATCCGTTCTCATCGCGATCTACCTGTACGGCTGGCGGAGGCTTCCCGCCCGGACACACTTCCTGCTCGGGCTGCCCCTGCCCCTCGCGGCCCTGCTCGGCGCCTTCGGCATCCTGGCGGCGAACTCCTGGATGAACACCCCGCGGGGCTTCAGCCTGGACTCCGCCGGCAATCCCGTCGACGTGGACATCTGGAAAGCGATCTTCACGCCCATGTTCGGCCCCGAGTACTGGCACTTCGTCGTGGCGATGCTTGTGACGGCGGGGTACGTCGTGGCCGGCGTCTACGCCGTCGGCTGGCTGCGCGGCCGCAGGGACCGCTACCACCGGCTCGGTTTCGCCGTCCCCTTCACCGTCGCGGCCGTCTGCACCCCCGTGCAGTTCATGCTGGGCGACTCCATCGCCCGGCAGGTGTTCCACAAGCAGCCGGTGAAGTTCGCCGCCATGGAGATCGTCTGGAAGACCGACACCCATGTGCCGGAGTACCTGTTCGGCCGCCTGCACGCGGACGGGAGCATCTCCGGAGGCATCCGGATCCCGCAGCTCGACTCCATCCTCGCGGGCTTCCGTCCGGACACCAAGGTGACCGGACTGACCTCCGTCGCCGCGAGTGACCGGCCCACGCCCGCCCAGGCGACCATCGCCCACTGGGCGTTCGACATCATGGTCGGCATCGGCTCCGTACTGCTGCTGCTCGCCCTCTGGTACGCGTGGGTGTGGCTGCGCCACCGCAGACTGCCGGCCTCGCCGTGGTTCTTCCGGTGCGCGGCGATCGCGGGCGTGGCCTCCGTCGTCGCCGTCGAGTGCGGCTGGATCACCACCGAGGTGGGCCGCCAGCCCTGGATCGTGTACGAGAACATGCGGGTCGCCGAAGCGGTGACGTCGACGCGTTCCAGCAGCCTGTGGATTCTGTTCACCCTGGTCGTGGTGATGTACGTCCTCGTGTTCGGGTCCTTCCTCGCGGTGCTGCTGAAGATGCGCGGACGTTGGCGCCTCGCCGACGCGGCGCGTGCGGTAGGCGGGCCGGCGGAGGCCCCGGAGACGGACACCCCGTACGGGCCGCGCTCCGCGGTGCCCGCGGCGGCAGCCCGGCCCGCCGACGGCAGTACCCCGCCCGAGGGGGAGAGAGAGTGA
- a CDS encoding GMC oxidoreductase, with translation MGDSTGYDVIIIGTGAGGGTLAHRLAPSGKRVLVLERGDYLRRELDNWSSTAVFVRGKYRAAEFWLDRHGNEFPPEVNYYVGGNTKFYGAALFRLRPEDFGELRHHGGLSPAWPLRYEDMESYYTEAEHLYLVHGRHGEDPWEGPSSGQYAYPPVEHEPRIQQLSDDLEKQGLHPFHLPIGVDLTQDENGEATHSSVCIRCNRVDGFPCLVRGKSDAQVICVEPALRHPNVEMVTNARVTRLETDPTGRSVTAVVARLADEEVRFSADVVVVACGAVNSAALLLASANDRHPGGLANSSDMVGRNYMRHNNLALMAVSKEPNDTRFQKTLALNDWYLGADDWEYPLGGIQMLGKSDAEQIHGEAPRWAGAAVPDMPFEVLAHHAVDFWLCGEDLPQPDNRVTLDDDGRIRLTLDETNNTAGLERLRHKLQHMLGHLGMHEHHLLSHSIYLHKGMPIGATAHQAGTVRFGADPQSSVLDVNCKAHDVDNLYVVDTSFFPSIGAVNPSLTAIANALRVGDHLVERLG, from the coding sequence ATGGGCGACTCGACCGGGTACGACGTCATCATCATTGGCACCGGCGCCGGCGGTGGAACGCTCGCCCACCGACTCGCCCCGTCGGGCAAACGGGTCCTCGTCCTCGAGCGCGGTGACTACCTGCGACGCGAACTCGACAACTGGAGTTCGACGGCCGTGTTCGTCAGGGGCAAGTACCGGGCTGCGGAGTTCTGGCTCGACCGGCACGGGAACGAGTTCCCTCCGGAGGTCAACTACTACGTCGGCGGCAACACCAAGTTCTACGGCGCGGCGCTGTTCCGGCTGCGGCCCGAGGACTTCGGGGAACTGCGCCACCACGGCGGTCTCTCTCCCGCGTGGCCGCTGCGCTACGAGGACATGGAGTCGTACTACACCGAGGCCGAGCACCTGTACCTGGTGCACGGCCGACACGGTGAGGACCCCTGGGAGGGCCCGAGCAGCGGCCAGTACGCCTACCCGCCGGTCGAACACGAGCCGCGCATCCAGCAGTTGAGTGACGACCTGGAGAAGCAGGGGCTGCATCCCTTCCACCTGCCCATCGGCGTCGACCTCACCCAGGACGAGAACGGCGAGGCCACCCACTCGAGCGTCTGCATCCGCTGCAACCGGGTCGACGGATTCCCGTGCCTGGTCCGCGGCAAGTCCGACGCCCAGGTGATCTGTGTGGAACCGGCCTTGCGCCACCCAAACGTCGAGATGGTCACCAACGCCCGGGTGACGCGGCTCGAGACCGACCCGACGGGCCGTAGTGTCACCGCCGTCGTCGCTCGACTCGCCGACGAGGAGGTCCGCTTCTCGGCGGACGTCGTGGTCGTGGCCTGCGGGGCGGTCAACTCCGCCGCACTGCTGCTCGCTTCGGCGAACGACCGGCATCCGGGCGGCCTGGCCAACTCCTCCGACATGGTCGGCCGCAACTACATGCGGCACAACAACCTTGCCCTGATGGCCGTTTCGAAGGAGCCGAACGACACCCGGTTCCAGAAGACCCTCGCCCTGAACGACTGGTATCTCGGCGCGGACGACTGGGAGTACCCCCTCGGCGGCATCCAGATGCTCGGCAAGTCGGACGCCGAGCAGATACACGGCGAGGCCCCCCGCTGGGCCGGAGCGGCGGTCCCGGACATGCCCTTCGAGGTACTGGCCCATCACGCCGTCGACTTCTGGCTGTGTGGAGAGGATCTGCCCCAGCCCGACAACCGGGTCACCCTGGACGACGACGGCCGCATCCGCCTCACGCTCGACGAGACCAACAACACGGCCGGCCTCGAGCGGCTGCGGCACAAGCTCCAGCACATGCTCGGGCACCTCGGGATGCACGAGCACCACCTGCTGTCCCACAGCATCTACCTGCACAAGGGCATGCCCATCGGGGCCACCGCCCATCAGGCGGGCACCGTGCGGTTCGGCGCCGATCCGCAGTCGTCCGTCCTGGACGTCAACTGCAAGGCGCACGACGTGGACAACCTGTACGTCGTCGACACGAGCTTCTTCCCGAGCATCGGCGCGGTGAACCCGTCGCTCACCGCCATCGCGAACGCCCTGCGCGTGGGTGACCACCTCGTGGAGCGACTCGGCTGA
- a CDS encoding CbtB-domain containing protein has product MAQSTVQPSAAPTALPAKLPIGAIAPWAVFFGILMLVLLYFVGAEQGATSVVSGENVHEWVHDARHLLGFPCH; this is encoded by the coding sequence ATGGCGCAGTCCACCGTGCAGCCCAGCGCTGCCCCCACCGCCCTTCCCGCCAAGCTGCCGATCGGCGCGATCGCTCCGTGGGCGGTCTTCTTCGGCATCCTGATGCTGGTGCTGCTCTACTTCGTCGGCGCCGAGCAGGGCGCCACCTCCGTGGTGAGCGGTGAGAACGTGCACGAGTGGGTGCACGACGCCCGCCACCTCCTCGGCTTCCCCTGCCACTGA
- a CDS encoding CbtA family protein, with protein MNSVTVRNLLVRGMLAGLAAGLLALVVAYFLGEPRVDSAIAYEEAHSHEHGMEAVSRTMQSTGGLSTGVLLYGVAFGGIAALAYCFALGRIGRFGPRASALLLAAAGLIAVYVVPFLKYPANPPSVGDPDTIGKRTTLYFLMMLLSVLLAVATVILGKRLAPRLGNWNASLSAGAFFVLAVGLAYAFLPAVNEVPNDFSASLLWQFRLAALAIQLTLWASFGLVFGVLAERVLTPKPAVAAAEGAGTRTTPVPH; from the coding sequence ATGAACTCCGTAACCGTCAGAAACCTCCTGGTCCGCGGCATGCTGGCGGGCCTCGCCGCCGGCCTGCTCGCCCTCGTCGTCGCCTACTTCCTGGGCGAGCCTCGCGTGGACTCGGCCATCGCCTACGAGGAGGCGCACTCCCACGAGCACGGCATGGAGGCCGTCAGCCGCACCATGCAGTCCACCGGTGGTCTGAGCACCGGTGTGCTGCTCTACGGCGTCGCGTTCGGCGGCATCGCCGCCCTCGCGTACTGCTTCGCGCTCGGCCGGATCGGCCGCTTCGGGCCGCGGGCGAGCGCGCTGCTCCTGGCCGCCGCCGGCCTGATCGCGGTCTACGTCGTGCCGTTCCTGAAGTACCCGGCCAACCCCCCGTCCGTCGGCGACCCGGACACCATCGGCAAGCGCACCACCCTGTACTTCCTGATGATGCTCCTCAGCGTCCTGCTGGCCGTCGCCACCGTGATCCTGGGCAAACGGCTCGCACCGCGGCTGGGCAACTGGAACGCGAGCCTTTCCGCCGGGGCGTTCTTCGTCCTCGCCGTCGGTCTCGCGTACGCCTTTCTCCCGGCCGTCAACGAAGTCCCCAACGACTTCTCGGCGAGCCTGCTCTGGCAGTTCCGTCTCGCGGCCCTCGCCATCCAACTGACCCTGTGGGCCTCCTTCGGGCTGGTCTTCGGGGTGCTCGCGGAACGCGTGCTGACACCCAAGCCCGCGGTCGCCGCGGCGGAGGGCGCCGGTACGCGAACCACCCCCGTACCGCACTGA
- a CDS encoding histidine phosphatase family protein yields the protein MTSRVTLISPAVSRSLREARFDDGCPLDETGAARARSAGDTLRPPDRALFSPTVRCEETASALGLDAAPVPELAGLRVGRWQGRTLEEVSADEPDAIAVWMTDPASAPHGGESVRELCDRVTAWLETAAHAAGRTVAVVEPEIVRAVGVRVLGAPESAFWRIDVPPLTATTVSGRSGRWNLTVGQPLGRLEP from the coding sequence ATGACAAGCAGAGTGACGTTGATCTCACCCGCCGTCAGCCGGTCACTGCGCGAGGCCCGTTTCGACGACGGCTGCCCCCTCGACGAGACGGGAGCGGCGCGTGCCCGGTCGGCCGGAGACACCCTCCGACCGCCTGACCGCGCCCTGTTCTCACCCACCGTGCGCTGCGAGGAGACCGCGTCGGCACTGGGTCTTGACGCCGCCCCGGTGCCGGAACTGGCAGGGCTCCGCGTGGGCCGATGGCAGGGACGCACCCTCGAGGAGGTCAGCGCGGACGAACCCGATGCGATCGCCGTCTGGATGACCGACCCGGCCTCCGCGCCGCACGGCGGTGAATCGGTACGCGAGCTCTGCGACCGCGTGACGGCCTGGCTGGAGACAGCCGCACACGCCGCGGGCCGCACCGTCGCCGTGGTGGAGCCGGAGATCGTACGAGCTGTGGGAGTACGCGTCCTTGGGGCGCCCGAGTCCGCGTTCTGGCGCATCGACGTACCACCGCTGACCGCGACCACGGTCAGCGGGCGCTCCGGACGCTGGAACCTGACGGTCGGACAGCCGCTCGGGAGACTGGAGCCGTGA